From the genome of Arvicola amphibius chromosome 9, mArvAmp1.2, whole genome shotgun sequence:
TTGAAACATATGTGAAGGAAGGGCTTCCAATATGTGGGCTTTACAGAACATGTctttgctgcttttctagagCAACTCAGTGAGTTGGTGGCTTTGATCCCCCACAGTGACCAGAGGCTGCGTCCTCAGAGAACGTGAGTTGACCTGCTCTCGTCCCCTAGCACCTCTTTCTGTCCCCGACTCCTTTTTAGGAAAGGCTACCAGCTAACTATTTCAAAAATATGTCTGTCCTTGTATCATCTACTTGTTTACTGTCACTACttacgtgtgtgcatgcgcatcatgctgggacttgaatccaGACTGGCTTGCTAGACAAGCAATCTTCCTCTGCGCTGTACCCTAGTGgccccctccccatccccgtTTCCTTTGGTGCTTTTGCTTAAGTGAACTGTCCCTGTCTCTGTTACagtctggggaaaaaaatgtgAGTCTAGAAATATGTTGAGGGTCAGATGGAAGGATAGGATTGGAAGGAATCGGGGAAGCAGGGTGTCCTGGGAGATGAGCAGATGCTTTAGGAAGTAAAAAGACCTGTTCCTCTTCTCAGAGTAAACAGTGTTGAAATGGGTTAAAAGTCTTCTCCTGCAACCTTCTTTCTTGCCTAGTGAGTGGTTCTGGGCTCTTTGCGCTTCCCCTTCACCCCCTCTGTTTTGCATTAATTATGACCGTTTCGAGTTTGATATCCAACTGTCCAACGTTGCCCTGTGCTGTCATTTACAGTAAACAGTATGTCCTCCTGTCGgtcctgctctgtctcctggCATCTGGCTtggtctctttcttcctgttcccacATTCCGTCCTCGTGGATGATAATGGCATCAAAGTGGTGAAAGTCACATTTAATAAGCAGGACTCCCTGGTAGTGCTCGATGTCACGGTAAGATGTAGGGCCTCACTTCCTGGGTTGTGCATTTGCCAGCCTCGAGACCAGGAAGCTTAACATTCATCTCCTCTCTTGCCCCTTCCAGGCCACCCTGAAAATCAGAAACTCCAACTTCTACTCCGTGGCAGTGACCAACCTGTTCAGCCAGGTTCAGTACATGAAAGCCGTGGTTGGCACATACATGACCACTAACGTCTCAGTCATTCCCCCTCGGAGTGAGCACCTGGTATGTTGTTCTTGAAGGGCCTCAGCTCACATAccaaggaggagagagtaggtgctGTGGGAACACTGTGAGAATGCTGggctccttttcctctcctctcgtTTCCACCTGAGGAAGGCCTGGTAGGACCTAGAATGATGAACagctggaaagagagagaaacagctagCATTTAAGTACGTGGGCAGTAAAGTAATTGATGAGAGAGAGGCAGTTACCAAGTCAAGAAGAGGTGGAATTACAGCCAGAAGCCCAGAGGATTGGAAAGGGATGGGTTCGGAAGTACTTCCTCGGGCTCCCTGTCTAGGGAACGTGCTTTGGATGTGATGGGAGAATGGTCCAGTGTCTGTAGGTCGCTAGCAGTAATGCTGTGATGTCAAGCTTGCTTATCCCAGACTGATGCCAGGTCTTGTCTCATTTTCCAGGTGAATTTTACAGtgaaggctgaggtgggaggaccatCTTCGTACTTGTAGTAAGGACAGAGTTCTCTACTGTGCTGTCTGCCTGGAGGGATGCGGAGTCATCCTTGGTTGGCTGTTTCCCTGGCTTTGCCTTAAGCCCCAGTTTTGGCCTGAGCTCCGGCTTtctggagagcttgggggaggaGGTATCAGTTGATGTGTGACTGAAGTGCTAGGATTTCTAAAGAGAAATATGAGCAACTCTAGCACTTAAATACGCCATGGCTTCGGAAAACAAAGAGCACGGTCTGGGACATCGAGAGTGACACTTTGAGGGTCTCAGAAGTAGTGTTCCTTGGCAGTATTTCGGTTTGAAGGGGAAGCGAGGGAAGAGAAGGTACCCCAGATGGTTTGACAGTGTCACTCCACACTGTCCCGCTGGCTCTCCTGGGAGATTGGGTTGCTCCTGGTTGACTGTTCCCAGCCAAGTGACCGTGTCCGTGTTTGTGGTTGTAGCTTCTTCTGCACGGTACCTGCCATCCTGGTGCACAACATCATGATCTTCATGAGGTatgtcccctttcctctctcctgctgGCTTGGTGTCACCAAGCCTCCCGAGAACTTCCAGCACTCTCTAGAAACACGTGGCTAAGAGAGCCGTCACCTGCCTTGCAGCACAGACCCAGCAGACGCTTGATGCCATCTAGAGGTAGAGTCCAGAACCCCCGCACAGGTTGCCAGGTTCCTGGCCAATAGTTAAACATAatgtgctgggggctggagagacggctcagctgtcaagagctctagctgctcttccaaaggatccaggtttgattcccagggtccatccacatggcggctcaccactgtctgtgtctccagtttcaggggatccaatatgctcttctagcctctgtgggcaccacacatacatgtagtgcatagacatacatgtaggcaaaacacctatatacataaaataagaagttttttaaaaattataaaataaatgtttcctgaaATGAGGTCTGGTTTAACTAAGTGTGTGGTCCCGTCAGAATCCTCAAGAGTAAAGAACAGATCAGCTTTCTCAAAGTGTGAGTATTAAGTATTTGACCAGTTTCCTCTCTGGTGACAGAGTTACCAGTCTTGAAACTATGTCTGTTAAATGTAAAGGTGACAGACTTCTGAAATCTGAGGATTTAGTGAGGTTTCTCAGCTTTGGCACAGTTGACATTTGGGCCGGGGAGTTCTTGGTTATCCGTGACTGTGGGTGCTTAGCAGTGACATCCCTGTCTCTGTGTGCTGCTGGGAGCACCCCCTCCACCTCACTCAGCTGTAACTACCCAGAGATACCCAGATATTGCCAAAAGCTCCGTGGGGTAAAATCATCCCTGGTTAATAGCTGCCCATCCGGAAAGTGACCTCGTGACACAGCATTTTTGGATGTAGGTCCGCTGGCCTTCTCGTTACATAACCATGGAGATAGTGCCTGGGAC
Proteins encoded in this window:
- the Tmem106c gene encoding transmembrane protein 106C, which encodes MGSQHSSSARTFCQRKKDGNPEDLQAEREQEEAIAQFPYVEFTGRNSITCHTCQGAGYVPAEQLSELVALIPHSDQRLRPQRTKQYVLLSVLLCLLASGLVSFFLFPHSVLVDDNGIKVVKVTFNKQDSLVVLDVTATLKIRNSNFYSVAVTNLFSQVQYMKAVVGTYMTTNVSVIPPRSEHLVNFTVKAEVGGPSSYLYFFCTVPAILVHNIMIFMRTSVQISYIGHTSQSAVETQHYVDCGANSTVV